In a genomic window of Flavobacterium lipolyticum:
- a CDS encoding proline-specific peptidase family protein: MRYSIAILVFLLLISCKNESKTDSLSNYFTYNKESEVESAGVRMIPIKTPVGEFKVWTKRFGNNPKIKILLLHGGPAMTHEYMECFETFFQREGFEFYEYDQLGSYYSDQPKDSSLWTTKRFVEEVEQVRKAIGADHNNFYVLGNSWGGILAMEYALKYQQNMKGLLVSNMMASAPDYGKYADEVLSKQMKPEVLAEIRALEAKKDFSNPRYMELLLPNFYQKHLCRLKEWPDGLNRASKHINSEIYTLMQGPSEFGISGRLAKWDIKNRLHEITIPTLMIGAKYDTMDPKAMEEQSKLVKKGRYLYCPNGSHLAMWDDQKIFMNGVIQFINDVDTKVFQ; encoded by the coding sequence ATGCGTTATAGTATTGCCATTCTTGTCTTTTTACTGCTGATTTCTTGCAAAAACGAATCTAAAACCGATTCATTATCCAACTACTTTACCTACAATAAAGAGTCAGAAGTAGAATCAGCTGGCGTCAGGATGATACCTATAAAAACCCCAGTTGGAGAATTTAAAGTTTGGACAAAACGTTTTGGAAACAATCCAAAAATAAAAATACTGTTACTTCATGGAGGCCCCGCAATGACTCACGAGTACATGGAATGCTTTGAGACATTCTTTCAACGCGAAGGATTTGAGTTTTATGAATACGATCAGTTAGGGTCTTACTATAGCGATCAACCAAAAGACAGCAGCTTATGGACTACAAAACGTTTTGTAGAAGAAGTAGAACAAGTACGCAAAGCAATCGGTGCCGATCACAACAATTTTTACGTCCTTGGAAACTCATGGGGTGGAATTTTAGCCATGGAATACGCCCTGAAATATCAACAAAACATGAAAGGTTTACTCGTATCCAACATGATGGCCAGTGCACCAGATTACGGAAAATATGCCGATGAAGTACTTTCAAAACAAATGAAACCAGAAGTACTGGCAGAAATCAGAGCCCTTGAAGCCAAAAAAGATTTCAGCAACCCACGATATATGGAATTACTCCTTCCAAATTTTTATCAAAAACACCTATGCAGACTAAAAGAATGGCCAGATGGACTCAATCGTGCCAGCAAGCATATCAATAGTGAAATTTATACCTTAATGCAGGGGCCGAGTGAATTTGGCATCAGTGGTCGTTTAGCCAAATGGGATATTAAAAACCGCTTACATGAAATTACGATCCCAACCTTAATGATTGGCGCAAAATACGATACAATGGACCCAAAAGCTATGGAAGAACAAAGCAAATTAGTTAAAAAAGGACGTTATCTCTATTGCCCAAACGGAAGTCATCTCGCCATGTGGGACGATCAAAAAATCTTCATGAATGGAGTAATTCAGTTTATAAACGATGTCGACACCAAGGTTTTCCAATAA